TCCAGGGCCTCACCGAGTTTCTGCCGATCTCGTCCAGTGCCCACCTGCGGATCACCGCGGCCTTCGCGGGCTGGGGCGATCCGGGGGCGGCGTTCACCGCGGTCACCCAGATCGGTACCGAGCTCGCGGTCATCCTGTACTTCGGCAAGAAGATCGGCCGGATTCTGGCCCACTGGTTCTTCTCGCTGTACCGGTCGGAGTACCGCAGCGATCCCGACGCGCGGATGGGCTGGCTGATCATCGTCGGTTCGCTGCCCATCGTGGTGCTCGGCCTGTTGTTCCAGGAGGACATCGAGCACGCCTTCCGGGACCTGCGGCTGATCGCGACCACCCTGATCGTGTTCGGCATCCTGCTGTGGATCGCCGACCGGATCGGGCGCAAGGAACGCGAACTGGACCGGCTCACCGTGCCGCACGGCCTCGGCTACGGGTTCGCGCAGGCCCTCGCCCTGATCCCCGGGGTCTCCCGCTCCGGCGGCACCATCACCGGTGGCCTGCTGCTGGGCTACAAGCGGTCCGACGCCGCCGAGTACTCCTTCCTGCTCGCCGTACCCGCGGTCCTCGGCTCCGGGTTCTACAAGCTCACCGACATCGGCGGCTCGAACAGCCCGGCCTGGGGCCCGACCATCCTCGCCACGGTGGTGGCCTTCGGCGTCGGGTACCTGGTGATCGCCTGGCTGATGGCGTTCAT
The sequence above is drawn from the Amycolatopsis aidingensis genome and encodes:
- a CDS encoding undecaprenyl-diphosphate phosphatase, encoding MGWFEALVLGLVQGLTEFLPISSSAHLRITAAFAGWGDPGAAFTAVTQIGTELAVILYFGKKIGRILAHWFFSLYRSEYRSDPDARMGWLIIVGSLPIVVLGLLFQEDIEHAFRDLRLIATTLIVFGILLWIADRIGRKERELDRLTVPHGLGYGFAQALALIPGVSRSGGTITGGLLLGYKRSDAAEYSFLLAVPAVLGSGFYKLTDIGGSNSPAWGPTILATVVAFGVGYLVIAWLMAFIKRRSFVPFVLYRLALGALLLVLVFTGVLDPEAGPVG